A portion of the Bifidobacterium bifidum ATCC 29521 = JCM 1255 = DSM 20456 genome contains these proteins:
- a CDS encoding cation transporter, producing the protein MPHQKTIERKALIVGIVINILQVLAGMAVFFMTGLKAMFLDFSFTAISVLSGLVAAYLSSRTVRTTERFPNGMFALEPIYAICKAMLTMSLLLFSLVDVTRVAYDYFVLGQGGRIETGPVVIYEILTVAVCLGLYLYYRRENRRIRNSSTMLTAECKSTLVDGSMSFGIGVVAVFLWFLPAGGPLDFLHYTGDFFITVALVLLTIKEPFGVLKDAFVELVGGVHDDDATNAFVESAAQRHLPQNTDYEQVLVFKTGMNYTVDVYLSGIGQSIDVEDLVECKRDLEKELTKRLHIVDVDFVFD; encoded by the coding sequence ATGCCACACCAGAAAACCATCGAACGCAAAGCCCTGATCGTGGGCATCGTCATCAACATCCTGCAGGTGCTCGCAGGCATGGCCGTGTTCTTCATGACCGGTCTGAAGGCCATGTTCCTGGACTTCTCCTTCACCGCCATCTCCGTGCTGTCCGGCCTCGTCGCCGCATACCTGTCGTCGCGCACCGTGCGCACCACCGAGCGCTTCCCCAATGGCATGTTCGCTCTGGAACCGATATACGCCATCTGCAAGGCGATGCTGACGATGTCGCTGCTGCTCTTCTCTCTCGTCGATGTGACGCGCGTCGCCTATGACTATTTCGTGCTTGGGCAGGGCGGGCGCATCGAGACCGGGCCCGTGGTGATTTACGAGATCCTGACCGTGGCCGTCTGCCTAGGACTGTACCTGTATTACCGGCGCGAGAACCGGCGCATCCGCAATTCCAGCACGATGCTGACCGCGGAGTGCAAGAGCACGCTGGTCGACGGTTCGATGTCGTTCGGCATCGGTGTGGTGGCCGTGTTCCTGTGGTTCCTGCCGGCTGGTGGCCCTCTGGATTTCCTGCATTACACCGGTGATTTCTTCATCACCGTCGCACTGGTGCTGCTCACGATCAAGGAGCCGTTCGGCGTGCTCAAGGACGCGTTCGTGGAACTGGTCGGCGGAGTGCATGACGACGATGCGACGAACGCGTTCGTGGAGTCGGCGGCGCAGCGGCATCTGCCGCAGAACACCGATTACGAGCAGGTACTGGTGTTCAAGACCGGCATGAACTATACGGTTGATGTGTATCTGAGCGGTATCGGTCAGAGCATTGACGTGGAGGATCTGGTGGAGTGCAAGCGAGACTTGGAGAAGGAGCTGACCAAGCGGCTGCATATCGTGGATGTCGATTTCGTGTTCGATTAA
- the rpsP gene encoding 30S ribosomal protein S16, translating into MATKIRLKRMGKKFYAFYRVVITDSRNKRDGQSIEEIGTYNPNTQPSTIQIDSERAQYWLGVGAQPSEPVLKLLKITGDWQKFKGLDGAEGTLKTVEAGPDAAARVEAVEAEAQKLKAAKSAADAKAKAEAEAAAEAEAPAEEAQAE; encoded by the coding sequence TTGGCAACCAAGATTCGTCTGAAGCGTATGGGCAAGAAGTTCTACGCCTTCTACCGCGTGGTCATCACCGATTCCCGCAACAAGCGTGACGGTCAGTCCATCGAGGAGATCGGCACCTACAACCCGAACACCCAGCCTTCGACCATCCAGATCGACTCCGAGCGCGCACAGTACTGGCTCGGTGTCGGTGCTCAGCCGTCCGAGCCTGTGCTCAAGCTGCTGAAGATCACCGGCGACTGGCAGAAGTTCAAGGGCCTCGACGGCGCCGAAGGCACGCTGAAGACCGTGGAAGCCGGCCCGGACGCCGCAGCTCGCGTCGAAGCCGTGGAAGCCGAAGCCCAGAAGCTGAAGGCCGCGAAGTCCGCCGCTGACGCCAAGGCCAAGGCCGAAGCCGAAGCTGCCGCTGAAGCTGAAGCTCCCGCCGAGGAAGCGCAGGCTGAGTGA
- a CDS encoding endonuclease/exonuclease/phosphatase family protein: MGVLSWILLAACMLWSALRFLPAGREAHMPTMPYMIALIRFLWIPYLVIAVWAGLVGSWWQCGVAVAGIVSILAMQVPYWTNMPRERWHHQRGTSHETASDDHRQTARSADAEPTANPPQASGDTYHLMTLNCRYGKASADAIIAAVRERHIDVLALQELSTDLIKRLERGGLRRILPYRQLGTPREKTDNGGFNGIWSRTKPKRGTHGIVSISAADVPGIMLQTDDGTSVAFASAHTKSPMRGCREWSDGIRSLSALVPMPRKSVSAGTGREERATGSKAGRGGGSAYPDVDIAVLMGDLNADIDHASFRELLRSGFRDAALAQARGHVNTFPSQVPWPRIELDHIMAATRESASGSAAEPARAAAFSGVESFVVEDTDHLALTATMTI, from the coding sequence GTGGGCGTGTTGTCGTGGATACTGCTGGCGGCGTGCATGCTATGGTCGGCGTTGCGGTTCCTGCCAGCCGGACGGGAAGCGCACATGCCGACGATGCCTTACATGATTGCGCTGATTCGTTTTTTGTGGATACCGTACCTGGTCATCGCGGTATGGGCCGGTCTGGTCGGCTCGTGGTGGCAGTGCGGCGTCGCCGTCGCCGGCATCGTGTCGATACTTGCCATGCAGGTTCCGTATTGGACGAACATGCCGCGGGAACGATGGCACCACCAGCGTGGAACATCCCATGAAACAGCGTCAGACGACCATCGCCAGACCGCGCGATCCGCCGACGCCGAGCCGACCGCGAACCCGCCGCAGGCGAGCGGCGACACCTACCATCTGATGACGTTGAACTGCCGCTATGGCAAGGCGAGCGCCGACGCCATCATCGCGGCCGTGCGGGAACGACACATCGATGTCCTCGCGCTTCAGGAACTCAGTACGGATCTCATCAAGCGTCTTGAGCGCGGCGGCCTGCGCAGGATCCTCCCCTATCGGCAGCTCGGTACGCCCCGCGAAAAGACCGACAACGGCGGCTTCAACGGCATCTGGTCGCGCACCAAGCCGAAACGCGGCACGCATGGCATTGTCTCGATATCTGCGGCTGACGTGCCGGGCATCATGCTGCAAACCGATGACGGCACCTCCGTGGCATTCGCATCCGCGCACACCAAATCGCCGATGCGCGGCTGTCGGGAATGGTCGGACGGCATCCGGTCCCTGAGCGCGCTGGTTCCGATGCCGCGCAAGTCGGTCAGCGCAGGCACTGGCCGCGAGGAACGTGCCACCGGCTCGAAAGCCGGACGCGGCGGTGGTTCCGCATATCCCGACGTCGATATCGCGGTGCTCATGGGCGACCTCAACGCCGATATCGACCATGCCAGCTTCCGCGAGCTGCTGCGGTCCGGATTCCGCGACGCCGCACTGGCACAGGCTCGCGGACATGTCAATACCTTCCCCAGTCAGGTGCCGTGGCCGCGCATCGAGCTCGACCACATCATGGCCGCGACGCGAGAATCCGCGTCAGGCTCCGCCGCCGAGCCGGCACGAGCCGCCGCGTTCAGCGGCGTCGAATCATTCGTCGTGGAAGACACCGACCACCTCGCGCTGACCGCCACAATGACTATTTGA
- a CDS encoding Hsp20/alpha crystallin family protein: MAMFPALMNDTMFSDLFDDPFFEGWRSADNSAAMTPTNMMSTDVRENDKGYDVDIDMPGFKKDDISVSLNNGYLTVSAHKDEDSGDKDESGKWLRRERYVGTCSRSFYVGDQVKENDIHANYQNGTLCIQVPKIEAQPQVESKHQIAIEG; the protein is encoded by the coding sequence ATGGCAATGTTTCCGGCTTTGATGAATGACACGATGTTCTCTGACCTGTTTGACGACCCGTTCTTCGAGGGTTGGCGCTCCGCCGACAACAGCGCGGCGATGACCCCGACGAACATGATGAGTACGGACGTGCGCGAGAACGACAAGGGCTATGACGTGGACATCGACATGCCCGGCTTCAAGAAGGACGACATCAGCGTCTCGCTGAACAACGGCTATCTGACCGTGTCCGCCCATAAGGACGAGGACAGCGGCGACAAGGATGAGTCCGGCAAGTGGCTTCGTCGTGAACGTTACGTCGGCACCTGCTCGCGCAGCTTCTACGTCGGCGATCAGGTGAAGGAGAACGACATCCACGCCAACTATCAGAACGGCACGCTGTGCATTCAGGTTCCGAAGATCGAGGCGCAGCCGCAGGTCGAAAGCAAGCACCAGATCGCCATTGAGGGCTGA
- the ffh gene encoding signal recognition particle protein, with protein MAAFSSLTDRLSNAFKHLKSKGKLSEADIDGTIREIRRALLDADVALDVVRSFTARIRERALGTEVSEALNPAQQVVKIVNEELTDVLGQGVDRPLNFAKNPPTIIMLAGLQGAGKTTLAGKLGYWLKDSGHTPLLVAADLQRPNAVTQLQVVGEHAGVPVYAPEKGVQSDGGDSVSAPGETSGDPVKVARDSIALAKQKLYDTVIIDTAGRLGVDEALMQQARDIRDAVNPNEILFVIDAMIGQDAVQTAKAFDEGVDFTGVVLSKLDGDARGGAALSVASVTGKPILFASTGEGLKDFEVFHPDRMASRILDMGDILTLIEQAQKQFDEEEARKAAQKMAEGEFGLDDFMDQLQQVRKLGSMKSLLGMIPGMAQHRKELEQFDEKEIDRTEAIIRSMTPEERRNPKIIDGSRRARIAYGSGVTVSAVNGLLQRFEQAAKMMKRMSNKAMGGIPGFGGPAVGGGKKGKSKSKKKGSKSGNPMKREAEEKALRDKLAGKGSGSGKSGGSAFMKKPQNPALPAGLQDALDANGGELPPNFGGGLSGLLG; from the coding sequence ATGGCTGCTTTTAGTTCTTTGACAGACCGGCTCTCGAATGCGTTCAAGCATCTGAAGAGCAAGGGCAAACTTTCCGAGGCGGATATCGACGGCACGATCCGTGAGATCCGCCGCGCGCTGCTCGACGCCGATGTGGCGCTCGACGTGGTGCGTTCCTTCACCGCGCGCATCCGCGAACGTGCGCTCGGCACCGAAGTGTCCGAAGCGCTCAACCCGGCGCAGCAGGTGGTCAAGATCGTCAACGAGGAGCTGACGGATGTGCTCGGCCAGGGCGTGGACCGGCCGCTGAACTTCGCCAAGAACCCGCCGACGATCATCATGCTGGCCGGCCTGCAGGGCGCCGGCAAGACGACGCTCGCCGGCAAACTCGGCTACTGGCTGAAGGATTCCGGCCACACGCCGCTGCTGGTCGCCGCCGACTTGCAGCGTCCGAACGCCGTGACCCAGCTGCAGGTGGTCGGTGAACACGCCGGCGTGCCGGTGTACGCGCCCGAGAAGGGCGTCCAGTCCGACGGGGGCGACTCTGTGTCCGCGCCGGGCGAGACCTCCGGCGACCCGGTGAAGGTGGCCCGCGATTCGATCGCGCTAGCCAAGCAGAAGCTGTACGACACGGTCATCATCGATACCGCCGGCCGACTGGGCGTCGACGAAGCGCTGATGCAGCAGGCCCGCGACATCCGCGATGCCGTGAACCCCAACGAGATCCTGTTCGTCATCGACGCAATGATCGGCCAGGACGCCGTCCAGACGGCCAAGGCGTTCGACGAGGGCGTGGATTTCACCGGCGTGGTGCTGTCCAAGCTCGACGGCGACGCCCGCGGCGGTGCGGCGCTGTCGGTGGCGAGCGTGACCGGCAAGCCGATCCTGTTCGCCTCGACCGGCGAAGGGCTCAAGGACTTCGAGGTCTTCCACCCCGATCGCATGGCCTCGCGCATCCTCGACATGGGCGATATCCTTACCCTGATCGAACAGGCGCAGAAGCAGTTCGACGAGGAGGAGGCCCGCAAGGCCGCCCAGAAGATGGCGGAAGGCGAGTTCGGACTCGACGACTTCATGGACCAGCTGCAGCAGGTGCGCAAGCTCGGCTCGATGAAGTCGCTGCTCGGCATGATCCCCGGCATGGCGCAGCACCGCAAGGAACTGGAGCAGTTCGACGAGAAGGAGATCGACCGCACCGAAGCGATCATCCGGTCGATGACCCCCGAAGAGCGGCGCAACCCGAAGATCATCGACGGCTCTCGCCGCGCCCGCATCGCCTATGGTTCCGGCGTAACCGTCTCGGCGGTCAACGGGCTGCTGCAACGGTTCGAGCAGGCCGCGAAGATGATGAAGCGCATGAGCAACAAGGCCATGGGCGGCATCCCCGGTTTCGGAGGCCCCGCGGTAGGCGGCGGCAAGAAGGGCAAGAGCAAGAGCAAGAAGAAGGGCTCGAAGTCCGGCAATCCGATGAAGCGCGAGGCCGAGGAGAAGGCGTTGCGCGACAAGCTCGCCGGCAAGGGCTCCGGTTCCGGCAAGTCCGGCGGGTCCGCCTTCATGAAGAAGCCGCAGAATCCGGCTCTTCCGGCCGGGCTGCAGGATGCGCTCGACGCGAACGGTGGCGAGCTTCCGCCCAACTTCGGCGGCGGCCTTTCCGGTCTGCTCGGCTGA
- a CDS encoding aminotransferase-like domain-containing protein, with amino-acid sequence MTRSTPLDINWEPDRSSGEPITEQIVGFMCARISSGDWPIGSRLPSQRVLAERFGVNRSTIIAAIGELADYGIVEGRHGAGTRIASNTWSLMLPGAPDWADYVSSGFFKANNDTIQTINRLEFDRSKTRLGTGELDPRLFPRDMWRRVAGEAAAEISSLGYPPPEGLDVLREAIAAHMEAWGISCTPGQVLVSSGALQALQMISVSLLSAGSTVYAEAPSYIKSLQVFQSAGMKLAGVPMDEHGLDVDALGKLMGGGSQSEGMTAAVPSAPQTSLPPRAKATRENDAVLYTIPTNHNPTGVTMSEPRRRALIASCVANRLPIIEDCAYQDLIFDGDTPHTLKSFDETGMVITLGSASKALAPGLRIGWIVADERIVQRLADVKMQMDYGASTLSQWVFARFLSSGLYDEYMVSLRMQLRRRRDAALETLERLFAGRAHWNVPRGGFYVWLTFDEPVRTGRLFQRAIEHGVLLNPGDIYDFEGDNSLRLSYSYTTPEEFAAAAETLTSLV; translated from the coding sequence ATGACACGCAGCACACCATTGGACATCAACTGGGAGCCGGACCGCAGCAGCGGCGAGCCCATAACCGAACAGATCGTCGGTTTCATGTGCGCCCGCATCTCAAGCGGCGACTGGCCGATCGGATCAAGACTGCCCAGCCAGCGGGTACTGGCCGAACGCTTCGGCGTGAACCGGTCCACCATCATCGCCGCGATCGGAGAGCTCGCCGACTACGGCATCGTCGAAGGCCGGCACGGCGCCGGCACACGCATCGCCAGCAACACGTGGTCGCTGATGCTGCCGGGCGCGCCGGACTGGGCGGATTACGTGTCGTCCGGGTTCTTCAAGGCGAACAACGACACCATTCAGACGATAAACCGACTCGAATTCGACCGGTCGAAAACCCGTCTCGGCACCGGCGAGCTCGACCCGCGGCTGTTCCCCCGTGACATGTGGCGGCGCGTGGCCGGCGAAGCCGCGGCCGAGATAAGCTCGCTCGGGTATCCGCCGCCGGAGGGCCTTGACGTGCTGCGCGAGGCGATAGCGGCGCACATGGAGGCGTGGGGCATCAGCTGCACGCCCGGGCAGGTCCTTGTATCATCCGGCGCATTGCAGGCGTTGCAGATGATTTCGGTGAGTCTGCTGTCGGCCGGATCCACGGTCTATGCGGAGGCGCCGAGCTACATCAAGTCGCTGCAGGTGTTCCAATCGGCCGGCATGAAACTCGCCGGCGTACCGATGGACGAGCATGGCCTTGACGTGGATGCGCTGGGGAAGCTGATGGGCGGCGGGTCGCAGTCCGAGGGGATGACGGCGGCGGTACCGTCCGCCCCGCAGACCTCACTGCCGCCGCGGGCCAAGGCCACGCGCGAGAACGACGCGGTGCTGTATACAATCCCCACCAACCACAATCCCACGGGCGTCACGATGAGCGAGCCACGCCGTCGGGCGCTCATCGCCTCATGCGTGGCGAACCGGTTGCCGATCATCGAGGACTGCGCATACCAGGACCTCATCTTCGACGGGGATACGCCGCACACGCTCAAATCGTTCGATGAGACCGGCATGGTGATTACGCTGGGCAGTGCGTCGAAGGCGCTGGCGCCGGGACTGCGCATCGGCTGGATCGTGGCGGACGAGCGCATCGTGCAACGGCTGGCCGACGTGAAGATGCAGATGGACTACGGGGCGAGCACGCTGAGCCAGTGGGTGTTCGCGCGGTTCCTGTCCAGCGGCCTGTATGACGAGTACATGGTCTCGCTGCGCATGCAGCTACGCCGGCGGCGGGACGCCGCACTGGAGACGCTGGAGCGACTGTTCGCCGGCCGTGCCCACTGGAACGTGCCGCGCGGCGGTTTTTACGTCTGGCTCACGTTCGACGAGCCGGTGCGCACAGGGCGCCTGTTCCAGCGCGCAATCGAGCACGGCGTACTGCTCAACCCCGGCGACATCTACGATTTCGAGGGGGACAACTCGCTGCGCCTGAGCTACTCCTACACCACGCCGGAGGAGTTCGCGGCTGCCGCCGAAACCCTGACCTCTTTGGTATAG
- the rimM gene encoding ribosome maturation factor RimM (Essential for efficient processing of 16S rRNA) has translation MERQQHSDDPQQRELLRVCRIGRAQGLKGEVTVQIFTDEPEYRFAPDSVLYTRDGSQEYVVEYARTFKNRWIVKFEGIDDRDASEAANGIELYGEADDPEDMLEEDAWYPKDLVGLEARLAEGNGLGLPAGQVIGKVVDVLDSAQTLLKIRLVSPVRDTVTGEVTESTALVPFVDELVPDIDLEEGYLTIDPPGGLIPGL, from the coding sequence GTGGAGCGTCAACAACACTCTGACGACCCTCAGCAGCGCGAGTTGCTGAGGGTCTGTCGTATCGGACGCGCGCAGGGGCTCAAAGGCGAGGTCACCGTGCAGATCTTCACGGACGAGCCGGAATATCGGTTCGCTCCCGACTCCGTGCTGTACACGCGCGACGGTTCGCAGGAATACGTCGTCGAGTACGCGCGCACATTCAAGAACCGTTGGATCGTTAAGTTCGAGGGCATTGATGACCGCGACGCCTCCGAGGCGGCGAATGGCATCGAGCTGTACGGCGAGGCTGACGATCCCGAGGACATGCTGGAAGAGGACGCCTGGTATCCGAAGGATCTGGTCGGGCTTGAAGCGCGGCTCGCCGAGGGCAACGGGCTCGGCCTGCCGGCCGGCCAGGTCATAGGCAAGGTCGTGGACGTACTCGACAGCGCGCAGACGCTGTTGAAGATTCGCCTGGTCTCGCCGGTTCGGGACACCGTCACCGGCGAAGTGACGGAATCGACCGCACTGGTGCCGTTCGTCGACGAGTTGGTGCCCGACATCGACCTCGAAGAGGGGTATCTGACGATCGACCCGCCCGGCGGGCTGATTCCGGGACTGTGA
- a CDS encoding RNA-binding protein, with protein sequence MLAQAVEHLIKNIVDFPDDVSVKSHENARGELIRVRVNPEDIGRVIGRSGRTANAIRTVVQAPADHKVRVDIMDVRR encoded by the coding sequence ATGCTCGCGCAGGCTGTGGAACACCTCATCAAGAACATCGTCGATTTCCCCGATGACGTTTCGGTCAAGTCCCACGAGAACGCGCGCGGCGAACTCATTCGCGTGCGCGTGAACCCGGAGGATATTGGCCGCGTGATCGGCCGCAGCGGCCGCACCGCCAATGCGATCCGCACCGTGGTGCAGGCACCTGCCGACCACAAAGTGCGCGTCGACATCATGGATGTGCGCAGGTGA
- the trmD gene encoding tRNA (guanosine(37)-N1)-methyltransferase TrmD — protein MKIDIVSVFPEYFDVLNLSLFGKAQEKGLVTVTAHNLRDWTHDVHHSVDDTPAGGGAGMVMKPEVWAECLDDLLGLAPAVIAPDAVSSDAHDDDSASVSPSGAVNSAEAADTTDAADSGHAGNPTDAAASVTSIVSDTTSDTSEAGGNAAPVLIFPNPSAPLFTQRDATELSHADHLLFGCGRYEGYDARIPEYYRAQGVDVREYSIGDYVLNGGEVAVSVMLEAITRLLPGFMGNPDSIVEESYTGGNALLEHHQYTKPATWRGIAVPPILTSGDHGKVDRFRRDEALTRTNDIRPDLIEQLDCRQLDKQDRKTLIALGWEVSGARPRKLK, from the coding sequence ATGAAGATCGATATCGTGTCCGTGTTTCCGGAGTATTTTGACGTGCTGAACCTGAGCCTGTTCGGCAAGGCGCAGGAGAAGGGTCTCGTCACCGTCACCGCGCACAACCTGCGCGACTGGACGCATGACGTGCATCATTCCGTTGACGATACGCCGGCCGGCGGCGGTGCCGGCATGGTGATGAAACCTGAGGTTTGGGCGGAATGCCTGGATGACCTGCTCGGTCTGGCACCCGCAGTCATCGCGCCGGACGCGGTATCTTCCGACGCGCACGACGATGATTCGGCCTCCGTCAGTCCGTCCGGCGCAGTCAACTCGGCGGAAGCAGCCGATACGACCGATGCGGCCGACTCGGGCCATGCAGGTAATCCGACCGACGCAGCCGCTTCCGTCACTTCCATCGTTTCCGATACCACGAGCGACACCAGTGAAGCTGGCGGGAACGCCGCGCCGGTTCTCATCTTCCCGAATCCCTCGGCGCCGCTGTTCACGCAGCGCGACGCGACCGAGCTCTCGCACGCCGACCATCTGCTGTTCGGCTGCGGCCGATACGAGGGCTATGACGCGCGAATCCCTGAGTATTACCGCGCGCAGGGCGTCGACGTACGCGAATACTCGATCGGCGACTACGTGCTGAACGGCGGCGAGGTGGCGGTTTCCGTGATGCTGGAGGCGATCACCAGACTGCTGCCGGGCTTCATGGGCAATCCCGATTCGATCGTCGAGGAGTCGTACACGGGCGGCAACGCACTGCTGGAACACCATCAGTACACCAAGCCGGCCACGTGGCGAGGCATCGCGGTTCCGCCGATCCTTACCAGCGGCGATCACGGCAAGGTCGACCGGTTCCGCCGCGACGAAGCGTTGACCCGCACCAACGACATTCGCCCGGATCTCATCGAGCAGCTCGATTGCCGGCAGCTCGACAAGCAGGACCGCAAGACCCTCATCGCCCTTGGCTGGGAGGTCTCCGGAGCTCGTCCGCGCAAGCTGAAGTAA
- a CDS encoding LysE/ArgO family amino acid transporter codes for MGLYFQGLTMGLAYVAPIGMQNLFVINSALTRTRRNALITAVIVIFFDIVLSLACFFGIGALMQAHPWLQTVVLGLGGAVVVRIGLGLLLPKKKSTSENGAGAGAVAAATASTASPVAGAEAPAKRLGLRGLLKTVGTACVVTWFNPQAIIDGTLMLGAFAATLSAQQATPFITGVETASVMWFLGVTLVVNALAHKFNPKIIGVLNRVCGGIIVLYGIKLLVDFAMAVL; via the coding sequence ATGGGTCTGTATTTCCAGGGCTTGACGATGGGATTGGCGTATGTCGCGCCAATCGGCATGCAGAATCTGTTCGTGATCAATTCCGCGTTGACGCGTACGCGTCGCAACGCGTTGATTACTGCGGTGATCGTGATTTTCTTCGATATCGTGCTGTCGCTGGCGTGCTTTTTCGGCATCGGCGCGTTGATGCAGGCGCATCCGTGGCTGCAGACCGTGGTGCTTGGCCTGGGCGGCGCCGTCGTGGTGCGCATCGGTCTGGGACTGCTGCTACCGAAGAAGAAGTCGACTTCCGAGAACGGCGCTGGGGCCGGTGCTGTTGCTGCTGCGACTGCTTCGACGGCGAGTCCGGTCGCTGGTGCTGAAGCCCCTGCCAAGCGTCTCGGTCTGCGTGGACTGCTGAAGACCGTTGGCACCGCGTGCGTGGTCACGTGGTTCAACCCGCAGGCCATCATCGACGGCACATTGATGCTCGGTGCGTTTGCGGCTACGCTGAGCGCGCAGCAGGCCACCCCGTTCATCACGGGCGTTGAGACCGCTTCAGTGATGTGGTTCCTCGGCGTCACGCTCGTCGTCAACGCGCTCGCGCACAAGTTCAATCCGAAGATCATCGGAGTGCTCAACCGCGTGTGCGGCGGCATCATCGTCCTGTACGGCATCAAGCTGCTCGTGGATTTCGCGATGGCGGTGCTGTAG
- a CDS encoding nitroreductase family protein: MSNFIEELKARRSQYALTSESPVSDQEIVKTVEDVTVQVPSAFNSQPQRAVVLFGDANQKLWNIVKETLRKVVSDDEAFKGTEAKINAFAAGHGTVLFYDDTDVTKQLQKNFPTYAANFPGFARDAAGMLQLAVWTALAEKGLGASLQHYNPLIDEAVSAEFGLPPSWVLQAQMPFGTVAQAAAPVDKQPVDSRVKVFGL, from the coding sequence ATGTCGAACTTCATCGAGGAACTCAAGGCCCGTCGCTCGCAGTACGCGCTGACCTCCGAATCCCCGGTCAGCGATCAGGAGATCGTCAAGACCGTCGAGGACGTCACCGTGCAGGTGCCGAGCGCGTTCAACTCCCAGCCGCAGCGCGCCGTCGTGCTGTTCGGCGACGCCAACCAGAAGCTGTGGAACATCGTCAAGGAGACGCTGCGCAAGGTCGTGAGCGATGACGAAGCGTTCAAGGGCACCGAGGCCAAGATCAACGCCTTCGCCGCCGGCCACGGCACCGTGCTGTTCTACGACGACACCGACGTGACCAAGCAGCTGCAGAAGAACTTCCCGACCTACGCTGCGAACTTCCCCGGATTCGCCCGTGATGCCGCCGGCATGCTGCAGCTCGCCGTGTGGACCGCGCTCGCCGAGAAGGGGCTTGGCGCATCCTTGCAGCACTACAACCCGCTGATCGACGAGGCGGTCTCCGCCGAATTCGGTCTGCCGCCCAGCTGGGTGTTGCAGGCGCAGATGCCGTTCGGCACCGTCGCCCAGGCCGCGGCTCCGGTTGACAAGCAGCCGGTTGACTCCCGCGTGAAGGTGTTCGGCCTGTAA